A region from the Mycolicibacterium litorale genome encodes:
- a CDS encoding alkaline phosphatase D family protein — protein sequence MDTTVEPTSSPDETSLLLGPALRHVGETTAVVWVQTDRPAEVTVLGCSARTFQVQEHHYALVTVTGLSPDSTTEYQVHIDGEPVWPLPDSPFPPSVIRTRGRGSNERLRAVFGSCRYPKTGVEEIDDKLGADALDRYADRMARLPVSEWPDLLILLGDQVYADELTPEARRHLTGRRRRSRKHGQRPPDEVVSFGEYEGLYRHSWSDPEIRWIMSTVPTAMIFDDHDIRDDWNTSAAWRAEMHEQPWWRDRIRAGLASYWVYQHLGNLSPDELAADEDYRRMRSVDGDVWPVLVEIADRADAEVDANKGVRFSYRWDMGRSRFIMMDTRNGRILESGERMMIGEREFAWLEAQAAEGIEHVDHLVLGSSVPWLMPPVLSDLQTVNEIAADRPGWRGVPAEKVRQAADLEHWPAFVKSFLRLTTMIRRAATHPEGPATVTVLSGDVHHSYAAKAALSGVGDDAATVHQLVCSPVHNYVPAYVKPAFKLGWSRRLAPILRRWARRHGSPELTVSWTNTAGPVFGNTIATLELSGRKAEVLFEQPDATSELHEVARVPLGGRRPTVSPVAR from the coding sequence GTGGATACCACGGTAGAGCCGACCAGCTCCCCCGACGAGACGAGCCTGCTCCTGGGGCCGGCCCTGCGGCACGTCGGCGAGACCACCGCCGTGGTATGGGTGCAGACCGACCGTCCCGCTGAGGTGACCGTACTCGGTTGCAGCGCAAGAACTTTCCAAGTTCAAGAACATCACTACGCGCTCGTCACCGTCACCGGCCTGTCACCCGACTCCACGACCGAGTACCAGGTGCACATCGATGGCGAACCGGTGTGGCCACTGCCCGACAGTCCCTTCCCACCCAGCGTGATTCGCACCCGCGGACGCGGCAGCAACGAACGGCTGCGGGCGGTGTTCGGTTCGTGCCGCTACCCCAAGACCGGCGTCGAGGAGATCGACGACAAACTCGGCGCCGACGCACTCGACCGCTACGCCGACCGCATGGCGCGCCTGCCGGTCAGCGAATGGCCGGATCTGCTGATCCTGCTCGGCGACCAGGTCTACGCCGACGAACTGACCCCCGAGGCGCGCAGGCATCTCACCGGACGGCGCAGGCGCAGCCGCAAACACGGACAGCGCCCGCCCGACGAGGTGGTCAGCTTCGGCGAGTACGAGGGGCTCTACCGGCATTCGTGGTCGGACCCGGAGATCCGGTGGATCATGTCGACGGTACCGACGGCGATGATCTTCGACGACCACGACATCCGCGACGACTGGAACACCTCGGCGGCGTGGCGGGCCGAGATGCACGAGCAACCGTGGTGGCGGGACCGTATCCGAGCCGGTCTGGCGTCGTACTGGGTGTACCAGCACCTGGGCAACCTCAGCCCGGACGAGCTCGCGGCCGACGAGGACTACCGCAGGATGCGCAGCGTCGACGGTGACGTGTGGCCGGTCCTGGTCGAGATCGCCGACCGCGCGGACGCCGAGGTGGACGCCAACAAGGGCGTGCGCTTCAGCTACCGCTGGGACATGGGCCGCAGCCGGTTCATCATGATGGACACCCGCAACGGCCGCATCCTCGAATCCGGTGAGCGGATGATGATCGGCGAGCGGGAGTTCGCCTGGCTGGAGGCGCAGGCCGCCGAGGGGATCGAGCACGTCGACCACCTGGTGCTGGGATCGTCGGTGCCGTGGCTGATGCCGCCGGTGCTGTCCGATCTGCAGACCGTCAACGAGATCGCCGCCGACCGACCGGGCTGGCGCGGTGTGCCGGCCGAAAAGGTCCGCCAGGCCGCCGATCTCGAGCACTGGCCGGCGTTCGTCAAATCGTTCCTGCGGTTGACCACGATGATCCGCCGGGCCGCGACGCATCCGGAAGGTCCGGCGACCGTCACGGTACTCAGCGGCGACGTGCACCACAGTTACGCCGCGAAGGCCGCGCTGTCCGGCGTCGGCGACGACGCGGCGACCGTGCACCAGCTGGTGTGCTCCCCGGTGCACAACTACGTGCCCGCCTACGTCAAACCGGCCTTCAAACTCGGCTGGTCGCGGCGGCTGGCGCCGATCCTGCGGCGCTGGGCGCGCAGGCACGGCTCCCCCGAGCTGACCGTGAGCTGGACCAACACGGCCGGCCCGGTGTTCGGCAACACCATTGCCACACTTGAGCTTTCAGGCCGCAAGGCCGAGGTGCTGTTCGAGCAGCCCGACGCCACATCGGAGTTGCACGAGGTGGCCCGCGTCCCGCTCGGCGGGCGCAGGCCGACCGTCAGTCCAGTCGCTCGCTGA
- a CDS encoding HRDC domain-containing protein has product MSEPPPTEPEGPEASDAGAESAAIPLLAPADGVPDLAVTTDEILAAAELLAAGHGPFAIDAERASGFRYSNRAYLVQIRREGAGTVLIDPVNHGEDPTMVMAPIADVLDTDEWVLHAADQDLPCLAELGMRPPKLYDTELAGRLAGFARVNLATMVSELLGLQLMKGHGAADWSKRPLPADWLNYAALDVEVLLELRDAVAAVLDDQGKTDWAAQEFEHLRTYEAAPTRRDRWRRTSGIHKVRDPRALAAVRELWTTRDHIARRRDIAPGRILPDAAIINAATADPDTIEKLTALPVFGGARQRRSAQVWLDALDRARHTSDPPDSTEPANGPPPPSRWARRKPQAAARLEAARAGLSALSERVSVPAENLVTPEVVRRLCWDWQPVSGTADIAAAVEDFLAAAAVRPWQRDLVVPVLTAALAPTSAE; this is encoded by the coding sequence ATGAGCGAACCACCACCCACCGAACCCGAGGGCCCCGAGGCGTCGGACGCCGGCGCCGAATCGGCGGCCATCCCGTTGCTCGCGCCGGCCGACGGGGTGCCCGACCTCGCCGTCACCACCGACGAGATCCTCGCCGCCGCCGAACTGCTCGCCGCCGGACACGGCCCGTTCGCGATCGACGCCGAGCGGGCGTCGGGCTTCCGGTACTCCAACCGGGCGTACCTGGTGCAGATCCGCCGGGAAGGGGCCGGCACGGTGCTGATCGACCCGGTCAACCACGGCGAGGACCCGACGATGGTGATGGCGCCGATCGCCGACGTCCTCGACACCGACGAGTGGGTGCTGCATGCCGCCGACCAGGACCTGCCGTGCCTGGCCGAACTCGGGATGCGCCCGCCGAAGCTCTACGACACCGAACTGGCCGGCCGGCTCGCGGGCTTCGCCCGGGTCAACCTCGCCACGATGGTGTCCGAACTGCTCGGCCTGCAGCTGATGAAGGGCCACGGCGCCGCGGACTGGTCCAAGCGCCCGCTGCCCGCCGACTGGCTCAACTACGCCGCGCTCGACGTGGAGGTGCTGCTCGAACTGCGCGACGCCGTCGCCGCGGTACTCGACGACCAGGGCAAAACGGATTGGGCCGCACAGGAATTCGAACACCTCCGCACCTATGAGGCGGCACCCACGCGGCGTGACCGGTGGCGCCGCACCTCCGGCATCCACAAGGTGCGCGATCCGCGCGCGCTGGCCGCGGTGCGCGAACTGTGGACGACCCGCGACCACATCGCCCGCAGGCGCGACATCGCCCCTGGCCGGATCCTGCCCGACGCCGCGATCATCAACGCCGCCACCGCCGACCCGGACACCATCGAGAAGCTGACGGCGTTGCCGGTGTTCGGCGGCGCCAGGCAGCGCCGCAGCGCGCAGGTGTGGCTCGACGCGCTCGACCGCGCCCGCCACACGTCCGATCCGCCCGATTCGACCGAACCCGCCAACGGCCCCCCGCCGCCGTCGCGCTGGGCGCGGCGCAAACCCCAGGCGGCCGCGCGTCTGGAGGCCGCCCGCGCCGGGCTGTCGGCGCTCTCCGAGCGGGTGTCGGTGCCCGCCGAGAACCTCGTCACCCCCGAGGTGGTGCGACGGTTGTGCTGGGATTGGCAGCCCGTCAGCGGCACCGCCGACATCGCCGCCGCGGTGGAGGACTTCCTCGCGGCGGCCGCGGTGCGCCCGTGGCAGCGCGATCTGGTGGTGCCGGTGCTGACGGCTGCGCTCGCCCCCACGTCGGCCGAGTAG
- a CDS encoding DUF3000 domain-containing protein translates to MNATTVRPEIELGPIRPPQRLAPYSYALGAEIRHPETAIVPERSEGDAFGRLILLHDPEGAEAWDGTMRLVAFIQADLDSSEAVDPLLPEVAWSWLVEALESRADQVTALGGTVTATTSVRYGDISGPPRAHQLELRASWTAVTLELGPHVEAFCEVLEHAAGLPPTGVTDLSSRTRA, encoded by the coding sequence ATGAATGCCACCACCGTACGGCCGGAGATCGAGCTCGGCCCGATACGCCCACCGCAGCGGCTGGCGCCCTACAGCTACGCCCTGGGCGCCGAGATCCGCCATCCCGAGACCGCGATCGTGCCCGAGCGGTCCGAAGGTGACGCGTTCGGGCGGCTCATCCTGCTCCACGACCCCGAGGGCGCCGAAGCATGGGATGGCACCATGCGTCTGGTGGCGTTCATCCAGGCTGATCTCGATTCCAGCGAGGCCGTCGACCCGCTGCTGCCCGAGGTGGCGTGGAGTTGGCTGGTGGAGGCGCTGGAGTCCAGGGCCGACCAGGTGACCGCCCTCGGCGGTACCGTCACCGCGACCACGTCGGTGCGCTACGGCGACATCTCCGGCCCGCCGCGGGCCCATCAGCTGGAGCTGCGCGCGTCGTGGACGGCCGTCACGCTCGAGCTCGGCCCGCACGTGGAGGCCTTCTGCGAGGTGCTCGAGCACGCCGCCGGACTGCCGCCCACCGGGGTGACCGATCTCAGCTCCCGCACCCGCGCGTAG
- the hemE gene encoding uroporphyrinogen decarboxylase, which translates to MNTRRELPDSPYLAAARGRKHARVPVWFMRQAGRSLPEYRALRARNTMMQACFDAELITEITLQPVRRHGVDAAILFSDIVVPLRASGIALDIVPDVGPVIEHPVRTAGDVAAIRPLERQTIAPVEQAVTMLTSALGDVPLIGFAGAPFTLASYLVEGGPSKHHEHTKAMMLGAPDVWHALMSALTDVTIAFLQAQVDAGVDALQVFDSWAGTLSLADYRSYVMPHSARVFEALAPAGVPMTHFGVGTAELLGAMSEAVAAAGTPGVVGVDWRTSLTDAAARIERGSALQGNLDPVVLLAGWPVVEPAVRAVVEDGRRAVDAGAAGHVFNLGHGVLPATDPGIVTATVDLVHSL; encoded by the coding sequence ATGAACACCCGCCGTGAACTGCCCGACTCGCCCTACCTAGCCGCCGCCCGCGGTCGCAAACACGCCCGGGTGCCGGTGTGGTTCATGCGGCAGGCCGGGCGGTCACTGCCCGAGTACCGGGCCCTGCGGGCGCGCAACACCATGATGCAGGCCTGCTTCGACGCCGAGCTGATCACCGAGATCACCCTGCAGCCGGTCCGCAGGCACGGGGTCGACGCGGCGATCCTGTTCTCCGACATCGTGGTCCCGCTGCGCGCATCCGGCATCGCGCTCGACATCGTCCCCGACGTCGGCCCGGTGATCGAGCATCCGGTCCGCACCGCCGGCGACGTGGCCGCGATCCGGCCGCTCGAGCGGCAGACGATCGCGCCCGTCGAACAGGCGGTGACCATGCTGACCTCGGCGCTCGGCGACGTTCCGCTGATCGGCTTCGCCGGGGCTCCGTTCACGCTCGCGTCGTATCTGGTGGAGGGCGGCCCGAGCAAGCACCACGAGCACACCAAGGCCATGATGCTCGGCGCGCCCGATGTCTGGCACGCCCTGATGTCGGCGCTGACCGACGTGACGATCGCGTTCCTGCAGGCACAGGTGGACGCGGGGGTGGACGCGCTGCAGGTCTTCGATTCGTGGGCCGGCACGCTGTCGCTGGCCGACTACCGCAGCTACGTGATGCCGCACAGCGCCCGCGTCTTCGAGGCGCTCGCCCCGGCCGGGGTGCCGATGACGCACTTCGGCGTGGGCACCGCCGAGCTGCTCGGCGCCATGAGTGAGGCGGTCGCCGCGGCGGGGACACCCGGTGTGGTGGGTGTGGACTGGCGCACCTCGCTGACCGACGCCGCGGCGCGGATCGAACGCGGCAGCGCCCTGCAGGGCAATCTCGACCCGGTGGTGCTGCTCGCCGGCTGGCCGGTCGTGGAACCGGCGGTGCGGGCGGTGGTCGAGGACGGGCGCCGCGCCGTCGATGCCGGCGCGGCGGGGCACGTGTTCAACCTCGGCCACGGCGTGCTGCCCGCGACCGACCCCGGCATCGTGACCGCCACGGTGGACCTGGTGCATTCGTTGTGA
- a CDS encoding protoporphyrinogen oxidase gives MSATYCVVGGGISGLAAAYRLRVTAGPGATITLFDPADRLGGVLRTERVGGQWLDVGAEAFVARRPEVPALLAELGLADRQIGTTGVRPLIYSQARLHPMPQHTLQGIPSGALPMAGLVDDATIARITDEPMRSLRWRPGADPCVAELVADRFGDQVVARSVDPLLGGVYAGSAASIGLRAAVPTLAAALDRGARNLTEAVREALPPPSPVPVFGAVDGGYTVLLEALRRQAGIHWAQVAVQRVDRTGRGVELLDDEGNRWPADAVVLAVPAPRLPALVGHLAPRTAAAARRIPVASAAVVALALPGGTPLPQQSGVLVASEERQGRLRAKAITLSSRKWGQRGNVELVRLSYGRFGDDLARSAGDDDLLAWAAADLATVFGVDAEPVDSHVQRWIDAMPQYGPGHATLVAQLRAGLPREVAVAGGYLDGIGVPACVASAARAVASLTTAGVAR, from the coding sequence GTGAGTGCCACGTACTGCGTTGTCGGGGGCGGCATCTCGGGCCTGGCGGCGGCCTACCGGCTGCGGGTGACCGCCGGGCCCGGCGCCACCATCACGCTGTTCGACCCCGCCGACCGGCTCGGCGGGGTGCTGCGCACCGAACGCGTGGGCGGACAGTGGCTCGACGTCGGTGCGGAGGCGTTCGTGGCGCGCCGGCCCGAAGTGCCCGCACTGCTGGCCGAACTCGGCCTGGCCGACCGCCAGATCGGCACCACCGGCGTCCGCCCGCTGATCTACAGCCAGGCCCGGCTGCACCCGATGCCCCAGCACACCCTGCAGGGCATCCCGTCCGGGGCGCTGCCGATGGCGGGACTGGTCGACGACGCGACGATCGCGCGGATCACCGACGAACCCATGCGGTCGCTGCGCTGGCGGCCCGGCGCCGACCCGTGCGTGGCCGAACTGGTCGCCGACCGCTTCGGCGACCAGGTGGTGGCGCGATCGGTCGACCCGCTGCTCGGTGGCGTCTACGCCGGATCCGCGGCCTCCATCGGGCTGCGCGCGGCCGTCCCGACCCTGGCCGCCGCGCTGGACCGCGGCGCGCGCAACCTCACCGAGGCGGTGCGCGAGGCGCTGCCGCCGCCGTCACCGGTTCCGGTGTTCGGTGCGGTCGACGGCGGCTACACCGTCCTGCTCGAGGCGCTGCGCAGGCAGGCGGGGATCCACTGGGCCCAGGTCGCCGTCCAACGCGTCGATCGCACCGGCCGCGGCGTCGAACTGCTCGACGACGAGGGCAACCGCTGGCCGGCCGACGCCGTCGTGCTCGCGGTGCCCGCACCCCGGCTGCCCGCCCTGGTCGGGCACCTCGCCCCGCGCACCGCGGCCGCCGCCCGGCGCATCCCGGTGGCGTCGGCGGCGGTGGTGGCGCTGGCGCTGCCCGGCGGCACGCCGCTGCCGCAACAGTCCGGTGTGCTGGTGGCCAGCGAGGAACGTCAGGGCCGGTTGCGGGCCAAGGCGATCACTTTGTCGTCGCGAAAGTGGGGGCAGCGGGGGAACGTCGAACTGGTCCGGCTGTCCTACGGACGGTTCGGTGACGACCTGGCGCGCAGCGCCGGCGACGACGACCTGCTGGCGTGGGCCGCCGCCGACCTGGCGACGGTGTTCGGCGTCGACGCCGAACCCGTCGACAGCCACGTGCAGCGGTGGATCGACGCGATGCCGCAGTACGGTCCCGGCCACGCCACACTGGTCGCCCAACTGCGGGCCGGACTGCCCCGCGAGGTCGCCGTCGCGGGCGGCTATCTGGACGGCATCGGGGTGCCCGCGTGTGTGGCCTCGGCGGCCAGGGCGGTGGCGTCGCTGACCACCGCCGGCGTGGCACGATAG
- the hemQ gene encoding hydrogen peroxide-dependent heme synthase, producing MAKLDFDALNSTIRYLMFSVFSVRPGELGYDEQARSAVVDETATFLKQQEERGVVVRGLYDIAGMRADADFMMWTHADNVEALQATYSDFRRTTTLGRASAPVWSNVALHRPAEFNKSHIPAFLAGEEPGNYICVYPFVRSLEWYLLPDEERRRMLSEHGMAARGYKDVRANTVPAFALGDYEWILAFEAPELHRIVDLMRDLRATDARRHVREETPFFTGPRVGVEELVTRLP from the coding sequence ATGGCCAAGCTCGACTTCGACGCACTCAACTCCACCATCCGCTATCTGATGTTCTCGGTGTTCTCGGTACGGCCGGGGGAGCTGGGCTACGACGAACAGGCGCGCTCGGCCGTCGTCGACGAGACCGCGACCTTCCTCAAACAGCAGGAGGAACGCGGCGTCGTGGTGCGGGGGCTCTACGACATCGCCGGGATGCGCGCCGACGCCGACTTCATGATGTGGACCCACGCCGACAACGTCGAGGCGCTGCAGGCCACCTACTCCGACTTCCGGCGCACCACCACACTCGGCCGCGCCAGCGCACCGGTGTGGAGCAACGTCGCGCTGCACCGCCCCGCCGAGTTCAACAAGAGCCACATCCCGGCGTTCCTCGCCGGCGAGGAGCCGGGCAACTACATCTGCGTCTACCCGTTCGTGCGGTCGCTGGAGTGGTACCTGCTGCCCGACGAGGAGCGCAGGCGGATGCTCAGCGAACACGGGATGGCGGCACGCGGTTACAAAGACGTCCGCGCCAACACCGTGCCGGCGTTCGCGCTGGGCGACTACGAGTGGATCCTGGCGTTCGAAGCACCCGAACTGCACCGCATCGTCGACCTGATGCGGGATCTGCGCGCCACCGACGCACGGCGCCACGTCCGGGAGGAGACCCCGTTCTTCACCGGCCCGCGCGTCGGCGTCGAGGAGCTCGTCACGCGGTTGCCGTAA
- a CDS encoding putative bifunctional diguanylate cyclase/phosphodiesterase: MRAKPRELAVIAGSVVLAVVLAIWLVRGLPGVDLADNFGVAVFAGYAVVCAAVAARSASGRLRGVWICFAVALVGWTAGELVYAYLDLVLHRARFPSPADLGFLLFPILSCVALVQWPIGAAGQSRLRLVLDGVIFALSLFLLAWVLALHSVYENFREDKLVVSLALAYPLLALVVLAIAGLVLVRAGPRRRLPLVLLTAAFTVIALSDVAFAWATANGSYAAVLPIDLGWVAGMVLFGAASLSSRRAPATADIAPQVPTSISLWLPYLPLLIGGSVATVVVLDGVLAVTVIIVIVAICLRQFVASWENRRLLHMVADQALRDPLTGLANVALFNDRLAHAMQLRDRDGRAVAVLSLDLNDFKVVNDTLGHAAGNELLTRVADRLAACVRPADTVARIGGDEFAVLIEDHVDHSLEIAHRIVEAFDSPFGVDGQSLLMRPSVGLAVAAPDDAPDPQGKQLFKHADAAMYAAKRSRTEGVHVFTPEMTLVYPEHSGPLQVAHQGVRGGGVAAVRLLGELRQAIDRQELAVVYQPKYHLATSELAGVEALVRWPHPTRGVLGPDDFLPMVRRHGLMTAVTELVLGKALDDAAEWLARGTPVPVAVNLFAATMADAELPGRIVAALTSRGLPAAMLTVEITEDLILPDLKQTCAVLRELRRHGVRVAIDDFGSGYSALSYLRELPIDEVKLDRRFIGPVIWDPRAGEVVRAVVTLAQTLGLTTVAEGVENAETADRLRAYRCDVAQGFHYSPPLSAPAMATLLGEETIRPPAPASVRWS, translated from the coding sequence ATGCGCGCGAAGCCCCGCGAACTGGCCGTCATCGCCGGGTCCGTGGTGCTGGCGGTGGTGCTGGCGATCTGGCTGGTCCGCGGTCTGCCCGGAGTCGACTTGGCCGACAACTTCGGCGTCGCCGTTTTCGCGGGATATGCGGTGGTGTGCGCTGCCGTGGCCGCCCGCTCCGCGTCCGGGCGGCTGCGCGGCGTCTGGATCTGCTTCGCCGTCGCGCTCGTCGGCTGGACGGCAGGGGAGCTGGTCTACGCCTACCTGGATCTCGTGCTGCACCGCGCGAGGTTCCCGTCACCGGCCGATCTGGGCTTCCTGTTGTTCCCGATCCTCAGCTGTGTGGCGTTGGTGCAGTGGCCCATCGGCGCCGCCGGACAGTCCCGTCTGCGCCTCGTCCTCGACGGCGTCATCTTCGCGCTGTCGCTGTTCCTGCTGGCATGGGTACTGGCGCTGCACAGCGTGTACGAGAACTTCCGAGAGGACAAGCTGGTCGTCAGCTTGGCGCTGGCGTACCCGTTGCTCGCCCTCGTGGTGCTCGCGATCGCGGGGCTGGTCCTCGTCCGCGCGGGACCCCGCCGACGCCTTCCGCTGGTCCTGCTCACCGCCGCCTTCACGGTCATCGCCCTGTCCGACGTCGCATTCGCCTGGGCCACCGCGAACGGCTCCTATGCCGCCGTTCTGCCCATCGACCTGGGCTGGGTGGCTGGAATGGTCCTCTTCGGTGCGGCATCCCTTTCCAGCCGGAGGGCGCCCGCCACGGCGGACATCGCCCCTCAGGTCCCGACCAGCATCTCCCTGTGGCTGCCCTACCTGCCGCTGTTGATCGGCGGCAGCGTCGCGACGGTGGTGGTGCTCGACGGCGTGCTGGCGGTGACGGTGATCATCGTCATTGTCGCCATCTGCCTGCGCCAGTTCGTGGCGTCGTGGGAGAACCGCAGGCTGCTGCACATGGTGGCCGACCAGGCCCTGCGCGATCCGCTGACCGGTCTGGCGAACGTCGCGCTGTTCAACGACCGGCTGGCGCACGCCATGCAGTTGCGGGACCGCGATGGCCGCGCCGTCGCCGTGCTCTCGCTTGACCTCAACGACTTCAAGGTGGTCAACGACACCTTGGGGCACGCTGCGGGTAACGAACTGCTGACCCGGGTGGCGGATCGGCTCGCCGCGTGTGTGCGGCCCGCCGACACCGTGGCCCGGATCGGCGGCGACGAGTTCGCCGTCCTCATCGAGGACCACGTCGACCACTCCCTCGAGATCGCCCACCGCATCGTGGAGGCGTTCGACTCCCCGTTCGGCGTCGACGGCCAGAGTCTGCTGATGCGTCCGAGTGTGGGTCTGGCGGTCGCGGCGCCGGACGACGCTCCCGACCCGCAGGGGAAGCAGTTGTTCAAACACGCCGACGCGGCGATGTACGCGGCCAAGCGGTCCCGCACCGAGGGCGTGCACGTGTTCACCCCGGAGATGACGCTCGTCTACCCCGAGCACTCCGGGCCGCTGCAGGTGGCCCACCAGGGGGTCAGGGGTGGAGGTGTGGCGGCGGTGCGGCTGCTCGGCGAGTTGCGTCAGGCCATCGACCGCCAGGAGCTGGCGGTGGTGTACCAGCCGAAGTACCACCTGGCGACGTCGGAGTTGGCGGGTGTGGAGGCGTTGGTGCGGTGGCCGCATCCGACCCGCGGAGTCCTCGGCCCGGACGACTTCCTCCCGATGGTGCGCAGGCACGGGCTCATGACCGCGGTGACCGAACTGGTGCTCGGCAAGGCGCTCGACGACGCCGCCGAATGGCTGGCCCGCGGTACGCCGGTCCCCGTCGCGGTCAATCTTTTCGCGGCCACCATGGCCGACGCCGAGCTGCCCGGGCGGATCGTGGCCGCGCTCACCTCACGCGGTCTGCCGGCCGCGATGCTGACCGTCGAGATCACCGAGGACCTGATCCTGCCTGACCTGAAGCAGACCTGCGCGGTGCTGCGCGAGCTGCGCAGGCACGGCGTGCGGGTGGCCATCGACGACTTCGGCAGCGGCTATTCGGCGCTGAGCTATCTGCGCGAACTGCCGATCGACGAGGTGAAACTGGATCGCCGGTTCATCGGGCCCGTGATCTGGGACCCACGCGCCGGGGAGGTGGTGCGTGCGGTGGTGACGCTCGCGCAGACCCTCGGCCTGACGACGGTGGCCGAAGGCGTTGAGAACGCCGAGACCGCCGATCGGCTCCGGGCATACCGGTGCGACGTCGCGCAGGGGTTCCACTACAGCCCGCCGCTGAGCGCGCCGGCGATGGCGACGCTGCTCGGCGAGGAGACTATTCGGCCGCCGGCACCAGCTTCAGTGAGATGGAGTTGA
- the msrB gene encoding peptide-methionine (R)-S-oxide reductase MsrB → MTAPKVQLTDDEWRQKLTPEEFAVLRRAGTERPFTGEYTDTKTEGVYLCRACGAELFRSTEKFESHCGWPSFFDPADSDAVILRPDDSLGMRRVEVLCANCHSHLGHVFEGEGYPTPTDQRYCINSISLKLVPAAE, encoded by the coding sequence ATGACTGCTCCCAAGGTGCAACTGACCGACGACGAGTGGCGTCAGAAGCTCACCCCCGAGGAATTCGCGGTCCTGCGCCGCGCCGGCACCGAGCGGCCGTTCACCGGTGAGTACACCGACACCAAGACCGAGGGCGTCTACCTGTGCCGGGCGTGCGGCGCCGAGCTGTTCCGCAGCACCGAGAAGTTCGAATCGCACTGCGGCTGGCCGTCGTTCTTCGATCCCGCCGACTCCGACGCGGTGATCCTGCGGCCCGACGACTCACTCGGCATGCGTCGGGTCGAGGTGCTGTGCGCGAACTGCCACAGCCATCTGGGCCACGTGTTCGAGGGCGAGGGTTATCCGACGCCGACCGATCAGCGGTACTGCATCAACTCCATCTCACTGAAGCTGGTGCCGGCGGCCGAATAG
- the aftC gene encoding arabinofuranan 3-O-arabinosyltransferase, translating to MAAADTLRTGLLNAFRPRTSPPDTATVLRSVLWPLAVMSIIHRSFVLATNGYITDDFGPVYRAVVNFKLGWDIYNEHFDHVDPHYLYPPGGTLLLAPFGYLPVDASRYWFIFFNTVAILLAAYFLLRLFKFTLASVAAPALLLAMFCTESVTNTLVFTNINGCLLLMEVLFFRWLLDGRTSRQWWAGVAIGLTLVVKPSLAPLLLLPLLNRQWRPLVTAFGVPLAFNIVAWPLVSDPMNFVRRTIPYILSTRDYFNSSIQGNGIYYGLPMWLILLLRLTFVLIAIGSLVLLYRYYRTRDPLFWMLTSSGVLLTTSFLVLSLGQGYYSMMLFPFLMTVVLPNSVLRNWPAWLAIYGFMAIDKWLLVHWLTTGRFLEYLRFTAGWGLLMVVVFSVLYFRYLDAKADGRLDRGIDPPWLTPAEASPQATRATPTA from the coding sequence GTGGCGGCAGCAGACACTCTTCGCACCGGCCTCCTGAACGCTTTCCGACCGCGCACGTCCCCGCCGGATACGGCGACGGTGCTGCGCTCGGTGCTGTGGCCGTTGGCCGTCATGTCGATCATCCATCGCAGCTTCGTGCTGGCCACCAACGGCTACATCACCGACGACTTCGGACCGGTGTACCGCGCGGTGGTCAACTTCAAGCTCGGCTGGGACATCTACAACGAGCACTTCGACCACGTCGACCCGCACTACCTGTACCCGCCCGGCGGCACCCTGCTGCTGGCGCCGTTCGGATACCTGCCCGTCGACGCGTCGCGGTACTGGTTCATCTTCTTCAACACCGTCGCGATCCTGCTGGCCGCGTACTTCCTGCTGCGGCTGTTCAAGTTCACGCTGGCCTCGGTCGCCGCGCCCGCGCTGCTGCTGGCGATGTTCTGCACCGAATCGGTCACCAACACACTGGTGTTCACCAACATCAACGGCTGCCTGCTGCTGATGGAGGTGTTGTTCTTCCGCTGGCTGCTCGACGGCAGGACCAGCCGCCAGTGGTGGGCCGGCGTGGCCATCGGACTCACCCTGGTGGTCAAACCCTCACTGGCGCCGCTGCTTCTGCTGCCGCTGCTCAACCGCCAGTGGCGTCCGCTGGTCACGGCGTTCGGTGTTCCGTTGGCGTTCAACATCGTCGCGTGGCCGTTGGTGAGCGACCCGATGAACTTCGTGCGGCGCACGATCCCCTACATCCTGTCCACGCGGGATTACTTCAACAGCTCCATCCAGGGCAACGGCATCTACTACGGGCTGCCGATGTGGCTGATCCTGCTGCTGCGCCTGACGTTCGTGCTGATCGCGATCGGCAGCCTGGTGCTGCTGTACCGCTACTACCGCACCCGCGACCCGCTGTTCTGGATGCTGACGTCCTCGGGTGTGCTGCTCACCACGTCGTTCCTCGTGCTGTCGCTGGGCCAGGGCTACTACTCGATGATGCTGTTCCCGTTCCTCATGACGGTCGTGCTGCCCAACTCGGTGCTGCGCAACTGGCCGGCGTGGCTGGCGATCTACGGGTTCATGGCGATCGACAAGTGGCTGCTGGTCCACTGGCTGACGACGGGGCGGTTCCTCGAGTACCTGCGGTTCACGGCCGGGTGGGGACTGCTCATGGTGGTGGTGTTCTCGGTGCTGTACTTCCGCTACCTCGACGCCAAGGCCGACGGCCGCCTCGACCGGGGTATCGACCCACCGTGGCTGACGCCCGCCGAAGCGTCTCCGCAGGCCACGCGGGCCACGCCGACGGCGTAG